The Pseudodesulfovibrio cashew genomic sequence GACCCGGTCGATATATTCGCAATCCTTGTGCAGCCGGAAGCCGGAGAACTTCTTGAGTGTACTGTGGTTAAGGAGCAGGAAGACCTTCTTCTTTTTCCCCTTCTTGTTGTACTGGTGGAACATGGTCAGCAACTGTTCCAGTTGCGCCGTGTGATCATCGTGGGCGTGGGTGATGACAATGTGGGTGATGTCGTGAATGCGCCCGCCGATCTTGTGGAAGTGCTCGATGAAGTCGTAGCCGGGGTCAACGACGATGCCCATGCGGTTGTGATAGATGAAGTAGCCGCCTCCGCGGTCGGACTCGGTGCCGTCGGCGATGATCGGGGTGAAGGAGTTCCACTGGCGCAGGACAAAGACGAGCGAGGCGCGGTGCTTGAACCGGCTGTGCTTTTCGAGGAAGGCGTCGATCTTCTTCTTTCGTCGGTCCATCTTGCTCAGAAAGTTTTCCTTTTCGTTGGAGAAGCGGTCGATGACTCCGGCCAGGGATTCCCTGAGGGTGATCCGCTGGACCTGCTGGTTCTCCGTGGCGCGGGCGGTTTCGATGGCGTCCTCAAGCACTTGTTGGGATTCGGCTTCCATTCCCATGTCGCGCAGGATCAGGCGCTTGTATCGTCTGGCCAGGGAGACCTGCTCCTGAATGTTGGCGTCGGCGCTGTCTTCAAATGTCTCCAGAACCCGGTTGTAGGCCTCGATCTCCCTGTCCGGTTCATCCATCTCGTTGAAGGCGAGCCCGATGTTGTTCAACGCCTCGGCCACCGTGACCTGGACCTCCTGCGACGGATTGTCCTTGAAGCGGTGGTAGATGTCTTCCCACTGGGCGATGGCTTTTTCGTATTCCCCGAAGTCCAATCGGCAATGACCCATGTTGAACATGGCCTCCGCGACGATCTCCTGGAGCCACTTGTTGTCACTGCCGCGATACGCCTTGATCAGCTTCAGGTAGTGGTCCGGCTCGGCCTTGTCCTCGATGTCGCCGCTGATGATGCCGATGTTTAGCCTGGCCGTGGCCACCGCAATGGTTATGTTGATGTCATCGAACTGTTTGAAGTCATTGATGACCTGGTTCAAGCAGCCATAGGCCTTGGTGACGTTCTTGAGCCGTCCGTACATGACTCCCATATTGTTCAACGCACGGGGGATGAAGGACTGGATACGGAGATCGCCGCTGTCCTTGAATGAGTCGAGCAGCTTCTCCAGGCATTCTTCCGCCGTGTCGGCGTCATCTATCGAGGAGGAAGCGGCTACAAGCTGGTAGAGAGCGTGCGCGACCAGCCACGGTTCGACTGGCGTCTTGCGCTCCACTGCCCATCTGTAGAATTCCCACAGCCTCTTGATGTAGGTGTCCTTCTTCTCAAAATCCTCCTGGACTTCCAGATAGCGTTTCCAATCTTTCCAGCCCTTTTTTGTAGCTGTCTCCAACAGGCTGGCGACCTGTTGGGCTCGGCCCGTGGTGTCGTAGGGATAGAATTGCTGCGAGTTGATGACGGTTTCGATCCATTCTGCCAACAGGGTGTCTCTCGTGTGCTGCATGCCGTCTCCCGGTGTTGAATCGTGACTTGCGTAATTTGATAATATATTCACAATCAAATATCAAGATCAAATATAAAATAGAAAATATAACGGTTGCCCGAGAGGGAGACGAAGCGTATGGATGCGGGTATGTCCAAAGATTGTATCCTGTGCGGCAAGTGCCTGGAGGTCTGTCCGCTTTTGCGGGCAACCGGGCGGGAGGAGCTTTCCCCGCGCGCCAAGGCGGACCTTGTTCGGTTGTTGGATGGCGACGGCGGCGAACTGCGAGAGGCGAACGTGGCCCGGCTGGCCTCCCTGTGCCTTGGCTGCAAGCGGTGCCGGGCTGTCTGCTCTCAGGATGTGGACGTGCCCGGGTTGGTGGCCATGCTGCGGGCGGCCCATCCCGATTTCAAGCAGTGGCTGTGGAAGACCTGGTTGAGCCACGCAGGGACGTTGTGGTCCGCTGGCTCGACTGCGGCCGGACTCATCCCCGAACGGTTCCGGCCGGAAAAGTTCGGCCCCATGCTCAAGATGCTCGCAGGCTTGAAGGGCGGGCCGGGGCTGACGCCGTTCCTCTCTCCCCAAAAATTCCCTGACACATCTCGCGGCGAGAAAATGCTGCTCTTTGCGGGCTGCACCGCCACCCATGTGCAGGGACGCTGGCTCATGGCCGCGTTGAGACTGTTGGACGGCCTCGGCATCGAGGTCCTGCCCGGCGACTTCGGCTGCTGTGGGGCGAGCCTCGAAGCAGGGGGGTGTCTGGACGAAGCGAAAGCCATGGCCAAGCACAACCTTGCGGTATGGCGTGCGGCGGGCAGGCCCAAGGTTGCGGTCTTCTGCGCCTCCTGCAGGGCGGGGCTGCTCGGGTACTCGGATTGCAGGGATGAGGAGGAATGTCTCCTCTGGAGGAAATCCATCCTGCCGTTATCCGAAGTTGTGAAAAATACTGAATTTATGATATTCGACAATGCGCCGGAAAAATTGGGATACCATCATCCCTGCCATGCCGGTGACGGCGATCCTGACTTCGGGTTCCTTTCCGCAGTGCTGGGCGAGCGCCTGGCCGCTCCGTCCGGCAGGGAGTGTTGCGGATTCGGCGGACTCCTGCGCCTGGCCGCGCCCGAGGTGGCCGAGGATGTCAACCGGCGCTGTTGGGACGCGCTGACCGGGCCGGAGGTGATCGTCACCGGGTGTTCGGCGTGCGTGGCGCAGCTTGCGGCCACCGCGCCGGAGGGAACGGCGGTGGGGCATTGGTTGGAACTGATAGGATAGGAGCATTCATGTCGGACAAGATTTCGGTGCTTCAGGTGTTCAAGGAGAGCATTGCTCTCATAAAGGAAAAGCTGGTTCTCCTCATTGTTGTGGTGGCTGGGATGACCGCCCTGGCCATTCCCATGCTCATGCAATTGGGCGGCAGGCCGCAAGACGCGCTTTCACCGGCGTACCTCGGGCAGTTTGTTTTGTTGGCGGTCATCGGCGTGGCGATCTACGTCATCCTGTTTCACGATTTTATCGGAACGCTTCGCAGCGAAGCGCATCCGTTGATCCCCGAGGGGTTTTGGGGGAAATATTTCAAGACGCTTCTCAAGATCTTGTTGCTGTCGCTGGCTCTCATAGTACCCTTTGCCCTCTTTTCGTTCCTGATTGTGTTCATTGTTGCGACTGTGGGAGCCGTCGGATCGGGGGAACGGGTCGTGGTGATGGCGCTCTTCGTGTCGAGCGCAATGGTGGCGCTGGGTGTGGGGTGCCTGCTTCTTGCCTGTCGCTGGGGGTTCCTGGTCCCGGCCGTTGCCGTCGACGAGGTTTCCACCTTCAAGCGGTCCTGGCGAATGAGCCGGGGGTATACCTTCAGGCTGGGGCTTTTCGGTCTCCCCTTCCTGATCGTGCAGTCGCTCCAACGCGTCTATTTCAATGGGCAAATTGAAAGCCGAACGTTCAGCTGGCACTCCCCCGGCTCCATCGCCTGGTCGCTGGCTATATCCGCCGTGTTCTGGTTCACCTTCACGTCCTATGTCGTCTGGTATGTTCGTCTCAAAGAGCGTTATGACGCAATGGAGGCGGCCGGAGCCGGGAACGGCGATGCCGCCGATGCGGGATAGACTCCCGCCGTCTTGAGGAGGGGGAGGCCTGCGTCCTGTAACGTGATTGAAACATTTTCTTCCGGGGTCTCCCTTTGCCCGGGGGGTGGTTTGTGCTATCCCAAGGCTCGTTGCGCCGCTGCGCAGGGAGCCACATGAATTACGTCCTTTCCCCGCCCGATATCCTTTTCAAAACCTTCGCCCGGTTGCGGCGCGGTTCCGGAGCGTTTGCGCGCATCGTGGCCGCCATCTTCGGAATTCATCTGCTGGCCGGATTGGCGCGGGGCCTTTTCCCGGGGCTGTATACATTCAATCCCTTTGACCTGGGGTGGCTGCTTATCCCCGAGGCCATGGCGCTCGGGCCCTTGCTGGCGTTGCTCTGCCACCGCATCCTGGACACGGGGGACGCCTTTGGCTGGTCCGGCGAGAACCGCCTGGTCAAGCTCGGCAAGGCGGCAGCCTACTGTTACGTGCTGTTCGTCTCGTTCATGCTCGGGACATTCGTCGTGGTCACGCTGGTGCCGACGCTGTTCGGGCAGGTGGTCGGTCCTGCGGCGGGCCGGTTCCAGCCGCTGATAGTGGCCGCCGGGGCTTTCCTGCTGCTGCCGGTTTATGTCCGGGCCATTTTGGTGTATCCCGTGTTGTCGGGCGACGAGGCCGAGCCGCTCATGCGTTCCCTGGCTCTGACCAAAGGATATGGCCGCCAAATGGCCTCCTGCCTCTTGCTTCTGGCCTCGCCCGTGCTTATTCCTTGGGTTGCCGCCTCGGCCTATGCCGGGGACTGGCTGAACCCGAGCCTGGGACCCGGGCTGCGGCTCATGCCGATCATCACGCGCTCCATGCTGTTGACGCTGGGCGCATTGTTATTATCCACAGGGCTTTGCGTTATATATGAAGCCCTCATCGCCGAAGAGGCCCGCGCAGAGCGAGCCCGGAAACAAGGCGACACCGACCTAGACGTGTAGGAGTCAGAATGCTCAAATTCCTGTTCGGTTCCAAAAATGACCGATACCTGAAGAAACTCAAGCCCATAATCGCCGAAATCAACGGTTTCGAATCCAAGATGGAGGCGCTGTCCGACGAGGACTTCCCTCGGATCATCAGTGAGTGGAAGGCCCAGGTGGCAGCCGGGGAAAAGACCCTGGACGACCTCCTGCCTGAATGTTTCGCACTGGTCCGCGAGGCCGGAAAGCGGGCCTTTGATCCGCCCATGCGGCACTACGACGTCCAGCTTATCGGTGGTATCGTCCTGCACCAGGGAAAGATTTCCGAAATGAAGACCGGTGAGGGCAAGACCCTGGTGGCGACCCTGCCCGTGGTCCTCAATGCGCTCTCCGGCAAGGGCGTGCACGTCATCACGGTCAACGACTACCTGGCCTCCCGTGACTCCGAATGGATGGGCCAGCTCTATGCCTTCCTCGGCCTGAGCGTGGGCGTCATCGTCCACGGCCTGACCGACCAGGAGCGGCAGGAAGCCTACGCCGCGGATATCACCTACGGAACCAACAACGAGTTCGGCTTCGACTACCTGCGCGACAACATGAAGTTCTACAAGGAGCAGCTCGTACAGCGGCCCCTGAACTACGCCATCGTCGACGAAGTTGACTCCATCCTCATCGATGAGGCCCGGACTCCGCTGATCATCTCCGGTCCCGGCGAAAAGTCCTCCGGTCTCTACCGCCGCGTGGACTCCATCATCCCCTCGCTGGCCAAGTCCTCGCCCATGGACCCCGAGGACAAGGACGCCGTGCCCGACGGCGACTTTGTGCTCGACGAAAAGACCAAGGCCGTGACCCTGTCCGACGCGGGCGTGGAAAAGGTCGAGGCCATGCTGGACGTGGACAACCTGTTCGACCCGCAGAACATCGCCCTTCAGCATCACGTACTCCAGGCGCTCAAGGCGCATCACTGCTACCAGAACGACGTGGAGTACATCATCAAGGACGGCCAGGTGGTGCTGGTGGACGAGTTCACCGGTCGCCTCATGCCGGGCCGCCGCCTCTCGGACGGCCTGCATCAGGCCATCGAAGCCAAGGAGAACGTCAAGGTCGAGGCAGAGAACCAGACCCTGGCGTCCATCACCTTCCAGAACTATTTCCGCATGTACGACAAGCTGGCGGGCATGACCGGTACGGCCGATACCGAGGCGGTGGAATTCGGCCAGATCTACAATCTTGAGGTCATCGTCATCCCCACCCACAAGCCCATGGTCCGCAAGGATCATCCGGACGCCATCTACAAGACCCAGGAGCAGAAGTACGAGGCCATCGCCGATGATATCGCCGACTGCTACCATCGCGGCCAGCCCACCCTGGTGGGCACGGTCTCCATCGAGAAGTCGGAGCTGCTCTCGCACCTGCTCAAAAAGAAGAAGATTCCGCACGACGTGCTCAACGCCAAGCAGCATGAGCGCGAGGCCGAGATCGTGGCCGAGGCCGGTCACAAGAAGAAAGTCACCATCGCCACCAACATGGCCGGCCGTGGTACCGACATCAAGCTCGGCGAGGGCGTGCGCGAGCTGGGCGGCCTGCACATCATCGGCACCGAGCGCCACGAATCGCGGCGTATCGACAACCAGCTCCGCGGCCGTTCAGGCCGTCAGGGCGATCCCGGCTCCTCCCGCTTCTACCTGGCCCTGGACGACGACCTCATGCGCCTGTTCGGCTCTGACCGGCTCAAGGGCATCATGGACAAGCTCGGCCTGGAAGACGGCATGGCCATCGAGAACAAGATGGTCTCCGGTGCCATCGAAAAGTCCCAGACGCGGGTGGAAGGACACCACTTCGAGATACGCAAGCAGCTCCTGGAATATGACGACGTCATGAACCAGCAGCGCGAGGTCATCTACTCCCTGCGCCGCGATCTGATGCAGGCCGAGACCGTGGACGGCATCGCCCGCGAGTACGCCATCGATCTGCTGGAGGACGTGCTCGAACCGGCCCTGGATATGCGCGATCCCGACAAGGAGACCGTGGACTCGGTCCGGGCGAGGCTGGAGGAGGTCTTCAACTTCGAGCGTTTCGAAGGGTGGCACGACAATCAGCTGCCGTCCCGCGAGCAGGCCGAGACCTGGGTGGATGAGATATTCGGTTACCTGCGGGCTTCCACGGGCGACCACTACCAGGAGATCCTGCGCTACTTCCTGCTCGATTCCCTGGACCGCAACTGGAAGGAGCACCTGCTGAACATGGACCACCTGCGCGACGGCATCGGCCTGCGCGGATACGGCCAAAAAGACCCCAAGCAGGAGTACAAGCGCGAGGGCTTCGAACTCTTCTCCGAGCTGGTTTACACCATCAAGGAGAGTTCCATGCGCGCCTTCTCGCACTTGCGCATCGAGGCCGAGGTCCGGGACGAGGAGTTTCAGCACGAGACCTCCGACGAGCTGGAGTACACCGACAGTGAATCGGCGGACAAGAAGGCCGAGCCGGTCAAGAAGGCCCCCAAGGTCTCCCGCAACGCCCCGTGCCCCTGCGGCAGCGGCAAGAAGTACAAGAAGTGCTGCGGCGCGTAAGCCTTATTACAGACAATTGATAGCAAGAAGGCCGTCCTAAGGGCGGCCTTTTTTGTTGAACAGACCCCGCCGAAGGCGAGAATGGGAATCCAAAGGGCTTGCCCTTTGGCCGCCGGATGCGAAATCACCCGGCAGCGCCGCCAACGGCGGCATCATATCCTGATTCCAAAAACATGGTGACTGTCCACCATGTCCACTCCGGGCACGGGAGTTGCTATTTACCTGTCAGCCCGCTCGGAAACGGGGAAACCAGGTGTGGATTGTCCACAATTTGCCCACAAGGTGCGCACGGTGCGCACCGGAAAGCGCGTCACACTCTCCTGGTCCGTTTCCGGCGGGTTGCGCTTGTCAGGGAGCAGGAGAGGGAGTATCTGGAGACGTCATGCACTACCTCTGCCGTTTGCTGCTCCTGCAGTTCCTCCTCCTGTTCCTGGCCGTCCATCCTGCTTTTGCCGAGGAGCCTTCCTTCACGTCCAGGCCGGGCTTCCTGCTGGCCGCGCCCACCAACGTCTCTACCAAGCTCAGAATGGAGGCGGACGTCTCCTATGTGGAGAACTCGGATTTCACCAATGGGCTGGGCAGCGTGGCCGTGGCGCGCACGACCATCAGCGCGGACTATTCCATCTTCCATTTTTCCTACGGCATTTCCCACTTCAT encodes the following:
- a CDS encoding MBL fold metallo-hydrolase, with the protein product MQHTRDTLLAEWIETVINSQQFYPYDTTGRAQQVASLLETATKKGWKDWKRYLEVQEDFEKKDTYIKRLWEFYRWAVERKTPVEPWLVAHALYQLVAASSSIDDADTAEECLEKLLDSFKDSGDLRIQSFIPRALNNMGVMYGRLKNVTKAYGCLNQVINDFKQFDDINITIAVATARLNIGIISGDIEDKAEPDHYLKLIKAYRGSDNKWLQEIVAEAMFNMGHCRLDFGEYEKAIAQWEDIYHRFKDNPSQEVQVTVAEALNNIGLAFNEMDEPDREIEAYNRVLETFEDSADANIQEQVSLARRYKRLILRDMGMEAESQQVLEDAIETARATENQQVQRITLRESLAGVIDRFSNEKENFLSKMDRRKKKIDAFLEKHSRFKHRASLVFVLRQWNSFTPIIADGTESDRGGGYFIYHNRMGIVVDPGYDFIEHFHKIGGRIHDITHIVITHAHDDHTAQLEQLLTMFHQYNKKGKKKKVFLLLNHSTLKKFSGFRLHKDCEYIDRVICLNSYDPTSEQTIHLSSQCSLTVLPAYHDDVFTEDYAVGLGFKFKFQGRRTRKIVFTGDTGLFPPKQDLDNKIEKFDKPPYEGITKVREDEPSLALHKNYPEEFGKSPDLFIPHIGSIQRYEFDPSRNPDEPMFYANHLGLLGTATMIHELDPASTIVSEFGSELKDLRMQIAEFLALGLQRMQGSENRKFIIPGDTSIVYNIETSQFLRHDDCAFHSKEEIAAKEVEGKRIGLFQPDALSFSLEPLDYTLRHYRGEQPDADPCCRLPYFKDE
- a CDS encoding (Fe-S)-binding protein — translated: MSKDCILCGKCLEVCPLLRATGREELSPRAKADLVRLLDGDGGELREANVARLASLCLGCKRCRAVCSQDVDVPGLVAMLRAAHPDFKQWLWKTWLSHAGTLWSAGSTAAGLIPERFRPEKFGPMLKMLAGLKGGPGLTPFLSPQKFPDTSRGEKMLLFAGCTATHVQGRWLMAALRLLDGLGIEVLPGDFGCCGASLEAGGCLDEAKAMAKHNLAVWRAAGRPKVAVFCASCRAGLLGYSDCRDEEECLLWRKSILPLSEVVKNTEFMIFDNAPEKLGYHHPCHAGDGDPDFGFLSAVLGERLAAPSGRECCGFGGLLRLAAPEVAEDVNRRCWDALTGPEVIVTGCSACVAQLAATAPEGTAVGHWLELIG
- the secA gene encoding preprotein translocase subunit SecA encodes the protein MLKFLFGSKNDRYLKKLKPIIAEINGFESKMEALSDEDFPRIISEWKAQVAAGEKTLDDLLPECFALVREAGKRAFDPPMRHYDVQLIGGIVLHQGKISEMKTGEGKTLVATLPVVLNALSGKGVHVITVNDYLASRDSEWMGQLYAFLGLSVGVIVHGLTDQERQEAYAADITYGTNNEFGFDYLRDNMKFYKEQLVQRPLNYAIVDEVDSILIDEARTPLIISGPGEKSSGLYRRVDSIIPSLAKSSPMDPEDKDAVPDGDFVLDEKTKAVTLSDAGVEKVEAMLDVDNLFDPQNIALQHHVLQALKAHHCYQNDVEYIIKDGQVVLVDEFTGRLMPGRRLSDGLHQAIEAKENVKVEAENQTLASITFQNYFRMYDKLAGMTGTADTEAVEFGQIYNLEVIVIPTHKPMVRKDHPDAIYKTQEQKYEAIADDIADCYHRGQPTLVGTVSIEKSELLSHLLKKKKIPHDVLNAKQHEREAEIVAEAGHKKKVTIATNMAGRGTDIKLGEGVRELGGLHIIGTERHESRRIDNQLRGRSGRQGDPGSSRFYLALDDDLMRLFGSDRLKGIMDKLGLEDGMAIENKMVSGAIEKSQTRVEGHHFEIRKQLLEYDDVMNQQREVIYSLRRDLMQAETVDGIAREYAIDLLEDVLEPALDMRDPDKETVDSVRARLEEVFNFERFEGWHDNQLPSREQAETWVDEIFGYLRASTGDHYQEILRYFLLDSLDRNWKEHLLNMDHLRDGIGLRGYGQKDPKQEYKREGFELFSELVYTIKESSMRAFSHLRIEAEVRDEEFQHETSDELEYTDSESADKKAEPVKKAPKVSRNAPCPCGSGKKYKKCCGA